A genomic window from Gymnodinialimonas ceratoperidinii includes:
- a CDS encoding DUF2306 domain-containing protein, which translates to MSDTAPTKTTAAPETAAARREPPRQIPKWGWIAFLVFSFISAASAFKFIPPGLFYGVFGNWGEGVEATWMGFVVEGIERGADHVAYHIENVGTTLAVHMIFGGLAVCLVPIQVSRMWRRGDRRKHIYLGWALVPIVTIAALTTPPISFNMRLPFWSELGFALGSVAWFSALVMGIWAIRKRKLVLHQRWMVMMAALSFGAVSFRLQLPLLRIFWDMDVVFPYLGWTCWVPNVLVVAWWWRNQVKAERQSLSPAPAE; encoded by the coding sequence ATGTCAGATACCGCCCCCACCAAGACAACCGCCGCGCCAGAGACTGCAGCGGCCCGGCGCGAGCCGCCGCGCCAGATCCCCAAGTGGGGCTGGATTGCCTTCCTCGTCTTCTCCTTCATCTCGGCGGCCTCTGCCTTCAAGTTCATTCCGCCGGGCCTTTTCTACGGCGTCTTCGGCAATTGGGGCGAGGGCGTCGAGGCCACGTGGATGGGCTTCGTTGTCGAGGGGATCGAGCGGGGCGCGGATCACGTTGCCTATCATATCGAGAACGTCGGCACGACGCTGGCCGTACACATGATCTTTGGCGGGCTTGCCGTCTGCCTCGTGCCGATCCAGGTCAGCCGCATGTGGCGCCGGGGTGACCGGCGCAAGCACATCTATCTGGGGTGGGCGCTGGTGCCGATCGTGACCATCGCGGCGCTGACCACACCGCCGATCAGCTTCAACATGCGCCTGCCGTTCTGGTCGGAACTGGGCTTCGCGCTTGGCTCGGTCGCGTGGTTCAGCGCGCTGGTTATGGGCATCTGGGCGATCCGGAAGCGGAAGCTCGTGTTGCACCAGCGTTGGATGGTGATGATGGCCGCACTCAGCTTCGGGGCGGTCTCGTTCCGATTGCAGCTACCGCTGCTGCGCATTTTCTGGGACATGGACGTGGTCTTCCCCTACCTCGGGTGGACCTGTTGGGTGCCAAATGTGCTGGTTGTCGCCTGGTGGTGGCGCAATCAGGTAAAGGCCGAGCGGCAATCGCTCTCGCCCGCCCCGGCCGAATAG
- the mfd gene encoding transcription-repair coupling factor, which produces MADQTQILCGGAPEGFDATLVLAEAAKGGPVVHVARDDKRLRAMATALAFFDPSVPVLEFPGWDCLPYDRVSPQAEISAARMATLATLAAGLSGPFILLTTLNAATQRVPPRDLLASSAFVATVGGRVDENALRAFLVRMGYVQSPTVAEPGDYAVRGGIIDVWPPGEESPVRLDLFGDTLDGARRFDVVSQRTTEKMDRVELAPVSEVILDEAAIARFRQNYRVEFGAGGSDDPLYEAVTAGRKAQGMEHWLPFYHERLETLFDYLPGATVTLDDQSTPQRLARWESITDQYDTRKTALTQKGRLDTVYKPAPPGLLYLDDAAWKAAVEGHRVVQFSVNAAAPGPGIIDAGGRVGRSFAPERQQENLSLFGALADHVRTMRKDSAVVIASWSEGARERLEGLMEDEGLTEVNRVNDARGIGGAGSVNLTVWPLEEGFTGPVAGGAVTVISEQDVLGDRLIRPKRKVKRADNYLTEAQSLSPGDLVVHVDHGVGRYKGLETVTAAGAPHECIALEYAGGDRLFLPVENIELLSRYGHDDGLLDKLGGGAWQAKKARLKERIRLIADKLIRIAAERELRKAPIFEPPGDMWEAFNARFPYEETDDQLSAIADVLDDMTLGRPMDRLVVGDVGFGKTEVAMRAAFVAAASGMQVAVVAPTTLLARQHAKTFQDRFRGFPITVRQLSRFVPAKEAEQTRKGLADGSVDIVIGTHAILAKNVRIQNLGLMIIDEEQRFGVTHKERLKEMRSDVHVLTLSATPIPRTLQMSLSGVRDLSMIGTPPVDRLAIRTYVSEFDTVTIREALLREHYRGGQSFYVVPRIQDLPEIEEFLRDHVPEVTYVVAHGQMAAGELDDRMNAFYDGKYDVLLATTIVESGIDIPTANTMIIHRADMFGLAQLYQIRGRVGRAKTRAYAYLTTKPRGKLTTSAEKRLRVLGSLDSLGAGFTIASQDLDIRGAGNIVGEEQSGHVKEVGFELYQSMLEEAIAKIRSGEGEGLLGDSDGQWSPTINLGVPVLIPEDYVPDLDVRLGLYRRLSQLETKVDLEGFAAELIDRFGKLPKEVNTLLLVVRIKAMCKRAHIAKLDAGPKGVTIQFHNDKFPNPGGLVQFVQDQNGRAKVKDNKIVVMADWPKDADKIKGAFAIARDLAVFAKG; this is translated from the coding sequence ATGGCTGATCAAACTCAAATTCTATGCGGCGGGGCGCCTGAGGGTTTCGACGCCACCCTTGTGCTTGCCGAAGCGGCCAAGGGCGGGCCCGTGGTTCACGTGGCGCGCGACGACAAGCGTCTGCGCGCGATGGCCACGGCGCTGGCCTTCTTCGATCCTTCCGTGCCGGTATTGGAATTTCCCGGATGGGATTGCCTGCCCTACGACCGCGTGTCACCGCAGGCCGAAATTTCCGCGGCCCGCATGGCGACCCTCGCGACGCTGGCGGCAGGGCTCTCGGGGCCGTTCATCCTGCTCACCACGCTCAACGCCGCGACCCAGAGGGTGCCGCCGCGCGATCTGCTGGCCTCCTCCGCTTTCGTGGCGACCGTCGGAGGCCGGGTGGACGAAAACGCCCTGCGCGCCTTCCTCGTGCGGATGGGCTACGTGCAATCGCCCACAGTGGCAGAGCCGGGCGATTACGCTGTGCGCGGCGGGATCATCGACGTCTGGCCGCCGGGCGAGGAAAGCCCGGTTCGGCTCGATCTGTTCGGCGACACGCTCGACGGGGCGCGGCGCTTTGACGTGGTCTCGCAGCGGACCACCGAGAAGATGGACCGCGTCGAGCTTGCGCCGGTCTCCGAAGTCATCCTCGACGAGGCCGCCATCGCGCGCTTCCGGCAGAATTACCGCGTCGAGTTCGGCGCCGGTGGCTCGGACGATCCGCTCTACGAGGCGGTGACCGCGGGCCGCAAGGCGCAGGGGATGGAGCATTGGCTGCCCTTCTACCACGAGCGGCTGGAGACGCTGTTCGATTACCTCCCCGGTGCAACGGTCACGCTTGACGATCAATCCACGCCGCAGCGCCTCGCGCGGTGGGAGAGCATCACCGACCAATATGACACCCGCAAGACGGCGCTGACCCAGAAGGGACGGCTCGATACCGTATACAAGCCCGCGCCGCCGGGCCTTCTCTATCTTGATGACGCGGCTTGGAAGGCGGCGGTGGAGGGTCACAGGGTCGTTCAGTTCTCGGTCAACGCGGCGGCTCCCGGTCCCGGTATCATCGACGCAGGCGGCCGCGTCGGCCGCAGCTTCGCGCCCGAGCGTCAGCAGGAAAACCTCAGCCTTTTCGGTGCCTTGGCGGATCACGTGCGGACGATGCGCAAGGACAGTGCCGTTGTCATCGCCTCCTGGTCCGAGGGCGCGCGCGAGCGTCTGGAAGGGCTGATGGAAGATGAGGGCCTGACCGAGGTTAACCGCGTTAACGATGCGCGCGGCATCGGCGGGGCGGGCAGCGTGAACCTCACCGTCTGGCCGCTGGAGGAGGGCTTCACCGGCCCCGTGGCGGGCGGCGCTGTCACCGTGATCTCCGAGCAGGACGTTCTGGGTGATCGGCTCATCCGCCCCAAGCGCAAGGTCAAGCGCGCCGACAATTACCTGACCGAGGCGCAGAGCCTCAGCCCCGGTGATCTCGTGGTGCATGTCGACCACGGCGTCGGGCGCTACAAGGGGCTCGAGACCGTCACCGCCGCCGGCGCGCCGCACGAATGCATCGCGCTGGAATATGCCGGCGGCGACCGGCTGTTCCTGCCGGTGGAGAACATCGAGCTTCTGTCGCGTTATGGCCACGATGACGGGTTGCTCGACAAGCTCGGCGGCGGCGCATGGCAGGCCAAGAAGGCCCGCCTGAAGGAGCGTATCCGCCTAATCGCGGACAAGCTGATCCGCATCGCCGCCGAGCGCGAGCTGCGCAAGGCCCCGATCTTCGAGCCGCCGGGCGACATGTGGGAGGCCTTCAACGCGCGCTTCCCCTACGAGGAGACCGACGACCAGCTGTCCGCCATTGCCGACGTGCTCGATGACATGACCCTCGGCCGCCCGATGGACCGGCTGGTGGTGGGCGACGTGGGCTTCGGCAAGACCGAGGTGGCCATGCGCGCGGCCTTCGTGGCGGCGGCCAGCGGGATGCAGGTGGCGGTCGTGGCGCCCACGACGCTGCTCGCGCGCCAGCACGCCAAGACCTTCCAGGACCGCTTCCGCGGCTTCCCGATCACCGTGCGGCAACTCTCGCGCTTCGTCCCTGCCAAGGAGGCCGAGCAGACCCGCAAGGGGCTGGCCGACGGCTCCGTCGACATCGTGATCGGCACCCATGCGATCCTCGCCAAGAATGTGCGGATCCAGAACCTCGGGCTGATGATCATCGACGAAGAGCAGCGCTTTGGCGTCACCCACAAGGAACGCCTGAAGGAGATGCGCTCGGACGTTCACGTTCTGACGCTCTCGGCCACGCCGATCCCGCGGACTTTGCAGATGTCTCTTTCGGGCGTGCGTGACCTGTCGATGATCGGCACGCCGCCCGTCGACCGGCTGGCGATCCGCACCTATGTGTCCGAATTCGATACCGTCACGATCCGCGAGGCGCTCCTGCGCGAACACTACCGCGGCGGGCAGAGCTTCTACGTGGTGCCGCGCATCCAGGATCTGCCCGAAATCGAGGAATTCCTGCGCGATCACGTGCCGGAGGTGACCTATGTCGTGGCCCATGGCCAGATGGCGGCGGGCGAGTTGGACGACCGCATGAACGCGTTCTACGACGGCAAATACGACGTGCTTCTGGCGACGACCATCGTGGAATCCGGCATCGATATTCCGACCGCCAACACGATGATCATCCACCGTGCCGACATGTTCGGTCTGGCGCAGCTTTACCAGATCCGGGGCCGGGTCGGGCGTGCGAAAACAAGGGCTTACGCCTATCTCACCACCAAGCCGCGCGGCAAGCTGACGACGTCGGCCGAGAAGAGACTGCGGGTTCTGGGGAGCCTCGACAGCCTCGGCGCGGGCTTCACCATCGCCAGCCAGGACCTCGACATCCGCGGCGCGGGCAACATCGTGGGCGAGGAGCAGTCCGGCCACGTCAAGGAGGTGGGCTTCGAGCTCTACCAGTCGATGCTGGAGGAGGCGATTGCCAAGATCCGCTCCGGCGAGGGCGAGGGGCTTCTGGGCGACAGCGACGGCCAATGGTCGCCGACGATCAACCTTGGCGTGCCGGTGCTGATCCCCGAGGATTACGTCCCCGACCTCGACGTGCGCCTTGGCCTCTACCGGCGCCTGTCGCAGCTCGAGACGAAGGTGGATCTCGAGGGCTTCGCCGCAGAGCTGATCGACCGCTTCGGCAAGCTGCCCAAGGAGGTCAACACGCTCCTGCTGGTCGTGCGCATCAAGGCGATGTGCAAGCGTGCCCATATCGCCAAGCTGGACGCCGGCCCCAAGGGGGTCACGATCCAGTTCCACAACGACAAGTTCCCGAACCCCGGCGGTCTCGTGCAATTCGTGCAGGACCAGAACGGCCGCGCGAAGGTCAAGGACAACAAGATCGTCGTCATGGCCGATTGGCCCAAGGACGCCGACAAGATCAAGGGCGCCTTCGCCATCGCCCGCGATCTGGCGGTTTTCGCGAAGGGGTAG
- a CDS encoding YSC84-related protein, which produces MADGLSTPTISRRSLLLGAGAAPLLAACGNPLGNANGPRIDSRVDAALEFMQQEVPGTSDLINQASGMLVMPLISEAGFGFGGSYGRGALRVGGATVDYYSAVSGSFGLQIGAQQYAHTLFFMTPQSLAEFRGSVGWSVGADVRYAVNTNAGNLGFDTATLAEPVIAVIYGQAGLIIGATLDGTRYTRIIP; this is translated from the coding sequence ATGGCAGATGGTCTCTCTACTCCTACGATTTCCCGGCGTTCCCTTTTGCTCGGCGCAGGCGCGGCGCCGCTTCTGGCCGCTTGCGGCAACCCCCTCGGCAACGCCAATGGCCCGCGCATCGACAGTCGCGTGGATGCGGCGCTCGAGTTCATGCAGCAAGAAGTCCCCGGCACCTCCGACCTGATCAATCAGGCCTCGGGCATGCTGGTGATGCCGCTGATCTCCGAGGCGGGCTTCGGCTTTGGCGGCAGCTACGGGCGCGGCGCCCTGCGCGTGGGCGGCGCCACGGTGGACTATTACTCCGCCGTCTCGGGCAGCTTCGGGCTCCAGATCGGGGCGCAGCAATATGCCCACACCCTGTTTTTCATGACCCCGCAATCGCTGGCCGAATTCCGCGGCTCCGTCGGCTGGTCCGTCGGCGCGGACGTGCGTTATGCGGTCAACACGAACGCGGGCAACCTCGGGTTCGACACCGCCACGCTGGCCGAACCGGTCATCGCGGTGATCTACGGCCAGGCGGGCCTGATCATCGGCGCGACGCTCGACGGCACGCGCTACACCCGCATCATTCCCTGA
- a CDS encoding component of SufBCD complex, whose protein sequence is MVREIPPACLLDLPLDFLDLLTEVINLRSFSNLWYWIVLAILWSSLSHWTVGVPFSLVARARRGDPQAEADMLVLARMNAERNVAYSETSGIFATAFSTFLLTGLAITGWGYGVEFCQAIFLLLCPSMIVVALAVWTSQRLKADDYQHVSQMLRQHRLIVQLLGVVFIFITAFWGMYQNVNVGPLG, encoded by the coding sequence ATGGTGCGCGAAATTCCGCCCGCCTGCTTACTGGATCTGCCATTGGACTTCCTCGACCTGCTTACCGAAGTGATCAATCTCAGGTCGTTTTCGAACCTGTGGTATTGGATCGTCCTGGCCATTCTGTGGTCGTCGCTGAGCCATTGGACCGTGGGCGTGCCCTTCAGCCTCGTGGCGCGCGCCAGGCGTGGCGATCCCCAGGCCGAGGCCGACATGCTGGTGCTGGCCCGGATGAACGCAGAGCGCAACGTCGCCTATTCCGAGACCTCCGGCATATTTGCCACGGCATTCTCGACCTTCCTGCTCACCGGTCTGGCAATCACCGGATGGGGCTACGGGGTGGAATTCTGTCAGGCAATCTTCCTGCTTCTCTGCCCCTCGATGATCGTGGTGGCGCTCGCGGTCTGGACCTCTCAGAGGCTGAAGGCGGATGATTACCAGCATGTTTCGCAGATGCTGCGCCAGCACCGGTTGATCGTGCAGCTTCTGGGCGTCGTGTTCATCTTCATCACCGCATTCTGGGGCATGTATCAAAACGTTAATGTCGGCCCCTTGGGGTAG
- a CDS encoding DsbA family oxidoreductase, translating into MIKLDILSDPICPWCYIGWSNLARAMEARPNHPFTIEWHPFQLNPDMPEGGMDRRAYLEGKFGGKEAAVKAYAPVAQKAEEAGLKINLGDIKRTPNTRDAHRLIHWAGIEGRQTPTVLALFRAYFVEGRDIGDRETLLDIAESVDLDRAMIAKLYESGADAEDIMARDAHARERGVQAVPTFIVANQHAVPGAQPPEQWEAIIDDLNAQIEKMEQKESSG; encoded by the coding sequence ATGATCAAGCTCGACATCCTCTCCGACCCGATCTGCCCGTGGTGCTACATCGGCTGGTCCAACCTCGCGCGGGCCATGGAGGCGCGGCCGAACCACCCTTTCACCATCGAATGGCACCCGTTCCAGTTGAACCCGGACATGCCTGAAGGCGGCATGGACCGTCGCGCCTATCTGGAGGGCAAATTCGGCGGCAAGGAGGCGGCCGTCAAAGCCTATGCGCCGGTCGCGCAGAAGGCCGAGGAAGCCGGGCTGAAGATCAACCTCGGCGATATCAAGCGCACCCCCAACACCCGCGACGCCCATCGGCTGATCCACTGGGCCGGTATCGAGGGGCGGCAGACGCCGACGGTTCTGGCCCTCTTCCGCGCCTATTTCGTGGAGGGTCGCGACATCGGGGACCGCGAGACGCTTCTGGATATCGCCGAGAGCGTCGATCTGGACCGCGCGATGATCGCCAAACTGTATGAGAGCGGCGCGGATGCGGAAGACATCATGGCCCGCGATGCCCATGCCCGCGAGCGCGGCGTGCAAGCTGTTCCGACCTTCATCGTCGCCAACCAGCACGCAGTTCCCGGCGCGCAGCCGCCCGAGCAATGGGAGGCCATCATCGACGATCTGAACGCGCAGATCGAGAAAATGGAGCAGAAAGAAAGCAGCGGCTAG
- the hemB gene encoding porphobilinogen synthase, which translates to MSVNQAPFPRTRFRRTRASAPLRNLVRESSLSVHDLIWPVFVCAGTNERQTIGSMPGVERLSVDLLVAAAREAAGLGIPAICIFPYTDPALKTELCEEAWNPDNLSNRAISAIRDAGIDIAIMTDIALDPYNINGHDGIVRDGVIVNDETVEALVKMGLAQARAGADILGPSDMMDGRIGALRAMLEDEGHPNVTIMSYAAKFASAFYGPFRDAVGASGALKGDKKTYQIDPLNAREALRCVERDLSEGADMVMVKPGMPYLDLCRQVKDRFGAPTFAYQVSGEYAMIEAAAQNNWVDGEKVMLESLMSFRRAGCDGVLTYFAPRVAKILND; encoded by the coding sequence ATGAGTGTGAACCAAGCCCCGTTTCCGCGAACCCGTTTCCGTCGCACACGCGCCTCTGCGCCGCTGCGCAACCTGGTGCGCGAGAGCAGCCTTTCGGTCCACGATCTGATCTGGCCGGTTTTCGTTTGCGCCGGCACGAACGAGCGGCAAACCATCGGCTCGATGCCGGGAGTGGAGCGGCTTTCGGTCGATTTGCTGGTGGCCGCCGCGCGCGAAGCGGCGGGCCTCGGCATCCCGGCGATCTGCATCTTTCCCTATACCGACCCGGCCCTGAAGACCGAGCTTTGCGAAGAGGCCTGGAACCCGGACAACCTCTCCAACCGCGCGATCAGCGCGATCCGCGATGCGGGCATCGATATTGCGATCATGACCGATATCGCGCTCGACCCCTACAACATCAACGGACACGACGGGATCGTGCGCGACGGGGTGATCGTGAATGACGAAACCGTGGAGGCACTGGTGAAGATGGGTCTCGCGCAGGCCCGCGCGGGCGCCGATATCCTCGGGCCCTCCGACATGATGGACGGCCGCATCGGCGCGCTCCGCGCCATGCTGGAGGACGAGGGCCATCCCAATGTGACGATCATGTCCTACGCCGCGAAGTTCGCCAGCGCGTTTTACGGGCCGTTCCGCGATGCCGTCGGCGCCTCGGGCGCATTGAAGGGGGACAAGAAGACATACCAGATCGATCCGCTCAACGCGCGCGAGGCGCTGCGCTGCGTGGAGCGCGACCTGAGCGAGGGCGCGGACATGGTGATGGTCAAACCCGGTATGCCCTATCTCGACCTTTGCCGGCAGGTGAAAGACCGCTTCGGCGCACCGACCTTCGCTTATCAGGTGAGCGGTGAATACGCGATGATCGAGGCGGCGGCTCAGAACAATTGGGTCGACGGCGAAAAGGTGATGCTGGAGAGCCTGATGTCGTTCCGGCGTGCGGGATGCGACGGGGTGCTGACCTATTTCGCGCCGCGTGTGGCGAAGATCCTCAACGATTAG
- a CDS encoding penicillin acylase family protein yields MMTLLRWLTRLVGVGIAVVVLIGSVFYWMAGRSIPDYDADWTVPGLNGQVEIVRNTAAVPHIFALTDHDAYFGLGFSHAQDRLWQMLLLRRQGQGRLSEIFGRRTLEVDDLMRRLDLDGYASRSLPAYSDESRAILQAYADGVNAWLRLVGTEALGRGAPELFLFEPEIAPWRPNDSVLISLLMALQMTTQHESEILRARASLALPDPARITDLMPDAPGNGAAELGDFASLLDLPRRMFAEVEGAGAPRDPLHPNAQGLNRGGASNVWAATPARSAAGGALMATDPHVPLTAPSQWYLARLELATGAVIGATIPGMPNIINGRSERLSWGLTAAYMDDVDLYIEEVNPQNPTQYRTPDGWADFETRREIIEIADEAPITITLRETVNGPVIPGRHWNAGSVTPAGHVMSMRWTALTDENTTIQAGLRLMRARSIEEALESGEDHVAPAANLMLAAEDGRIAMQVVGHMPWRLNEHETQARMPSRGWVEGNLWQGTTQYFANPTFEDPESGVLGNTNNKMVERAFPLHVSFNWGDTQRIQRLGRLMEAREVHTRDSFIGAQLDTVSPAARNLLPLVARDLWFTGQPAAIGTTERLRQRALELLADWNGEMNEHLPEPLIFAAWMRALQHRLIRDDIGPLAEEFWQVEPVFLERVFRNIGGASEWCDVRPSNAVETCNEIAELALDEALQELSESYGSDIESWRWGAAHEAVHEHPVLGETRFFSWIVNIRQATSGGDFTLNRAATPGRGPEPYINTHGAGYRGVYDFADPDSSVFIISTGQSGHPFSRHYDDMGELWRRGEYVPMTLDPELARAANLGITVLSPAR; encoded by the coding sequence ATGATGACACTCCTGCGATGGCTGACGCGCCTTGTCGGCGTGGGTATCGCCGTGGTCGTGCTGATCGGCAGCGTCTTCTACTGGATGGCGGGCCGCTCGATCCCTGATTACGACGCAGATTGGACCGTCCCCGGCCTCAACGGTCAGGTCGAGATCGTGCGCAACACGGCCGCCGTGCCGCACATCTTCGCGCTTACGGATCATGACGCCTACTTCGGGCTCGGCTTCAGCCATGCGCAGGACCGACTGTGGCAGATGCTCCTGCTGCGCCGGCAGGGACAGGGCCGGTTGTCCGAGATTTTCGGGCGGCGCACGCTGGAGGTCGACGACCTCATGCGCCGGTTGGATCTGGATGGCTACGCCAGCCGCTCCCTCCCCGCCTATTCCGATGAAAGTCGCGCGATCCTGCAGGCTTACGCCGATGGTGTGAACGCGTGGCTGCGCCTTGTGGGGACCGAGGCGCTTGGCCGCGGCGCACCGGAACTGTTCCTGTTCGAGCCCGAAATCGCGCCGTGGCGGCCCAACGACTCCGTGCTGATCTCGTTGCTGATGGCACTGCAGATGACCACGCAACATGAGAGTGAGATCCTGCGGGCGCGGGCCTCCCTCGCGCTGCCTGATCCCGCGCGCATCACCGATCTGATGCCCGATGCGCCCGGCAACGGCGCGGCGGAGCTGGGCGATTTTGCCAGCCTGCTCGACCTGCCCCGCCGGATGTTTGCCGAGGTCGAGGGCGCAGGCGCCCCGCGCGACCCGCTTCATCCCAACGCCCAGGGCTTGAACCGCGGCGGCGCCTCCAACGTCTGGGCCGCCACCCCGGCGCGATCGGCGGCAGGTGGGGCGCTGATGGCCACCGATCCCCACGTGCCCCTGACCGCGCCGTCGCAATGGTATCTGGCGCGGTTGGAGCTGGCGACGGGCGCCGTGATCGGGGCCACGATCCCTGGCATGCCGAACATCATCAACGGCCGATCCGAGCGGCTGAGTTGGGGCCTGACCGCCGCCTATATGGATGATGTCGACCTCTATATCGAAGAGGTGAACCCGCAGAACCCGACGCAGTACCGGACCCCCGATGGATGGGCGGATTTCGAGACCCGGCGCGAGATCATCGAGATCGCGGACGAGGCACCGATCACCATCACCCTGCGCGAGACCGTCAATGGACCGGTCATCCCCGGCCGCCATTGGAACGCGGGCTCCGTGACCCCCGCCGGTCACGTGATGTCGATGCGCTGGACCGCGCTTACCGATGAGAATACCACGATCCAGGCCGGCCTCCGCCTGATGCGCGCGCGCAGCATCGAAGAGGCGCTGGAGAGCGGCGAGGATCACGTCGCCCCCGCCGCCAACCTGATGCTGGCCGCCGAGGATGGGCGCATCGCCATGCAGGTCGTCGGCCACATGCCGTGGCGGCTGAACGAGCATGAGACCCAGGCCCGCATGCCATCTCGCGGGTGGGTGGAGGGCAACCTCTGGCAAGGCACGACGCAGTATTTCGCCAATCCGACCTTCGAGGACCCCGAAAGCGGCGTGCTCGGCAATACCAACAACAAGATGGTGGAGCGCGCCTTCCCGCTTCACGTCAGCTTCAACTGGGGCGACACGCAGCGCATCCAGCGTCTGGGCCGGTTGATGGAAGCGCGCGAGGTCCATACCCGCGACAGCTTCATCGGCGCGCAGCTCGATACCGTCTCTCCCGCCGCGCGCAATCTCTTGCCTCTGGTTGCCCGCGATCTCTGGTTCACCGGCCAGCCCGCCGCCATCGGCACGACCGAACGCCTGCGCCAACGCGCGTTGGAGTTGCTGGCCGACTGGAACGGCGAGATGAACGAACATCTGCCAGAGCCTCTTATCTTCGCCGCCTGGATGCGCGCCCTGCAGCATCGGCTCATCCGTGACGATATCGGCCCCTTGGCCGAGGAGTTCTGGCAGGTGGAGCCCGTGTTCCTCGAGCGTGTCTTCCGCAACATCGGCGGCGCCTCTGAATGGTGCGACGTGCGCCCTTCCAACGCGGTCGAGACCTGCAACGAGATCGCCGAGCTGGCGCTGGACGAGGCCCTGCAGGAGCTTTCGGAGTCCTACGGGAGTGACATCGAAAGCTGGCGCTGGGGCGCGGCCCATGAGGCCGTCCACGAGCACCCGGTTCTGGGGGAGACCCGGTTCTTCTCGTGGATCGTGAACATCCGCCAAGCGACCTCGGGCGGAGATTTCACCCTCAACCGTGCCGCCACGCCCGGTCGCGGGCCGGAGCCCTATATCAACACCCACGGCGCGGGCTATCGCGGCGTCTACGACTTCGCAGACCCCGACAGCTCGGTCTTCATCATCTCAACCGGGCAATCCGGCCATCCCTTCAGTCGCCACTACGACGACATGGGAGAGCTATGGCGGCGCGGTGAATACGTGCCGATGACGCTGGATCCGGAGCTTGCGCGGGCCGCGAACCTTGGCATCACCGTGCTGTCCCCCGCACGATGA
- a CDS encoding multidrug effflux MFS transporter, producing the protein MGMLFASIAFSMDSMLPALPQIAEELSPQDVTLAQLVLTSFIIGMGIGTLFAGPLSDRFGRKKVIFAGSCIYVAGALLAWQAPTLELLLAARVLQGLGVAGPRIVSMALIRDLYTGREMARITSFVMLVFTIFPAIAPLIGYGIISLFDWRAIFLAFVLFAFISVGWLILRQPETLPPESRRPLNLGKLWEGMVETLSVRQMQLSILVQALIYAMLFACLSSIQQIFDLTYGMGEWFHWLFAAIALLTAPCAPINGRLVVRIGMRPIVSRALFTQVAATALFVAALMLGTAPETEVWIYFVWTVSVFMVMGFTIGNLNALALEPLGHVAGLAASIMGSLSTIAGALIGGLIGQLYEGTALPLAIGVAVLAGIGGLIMLRMPRERV; encoded by the coding sequence ATGGGGATGCTTTTCGCATCCATCGCCTTCTCGATGGACTCGATGCTGCCCGCCCTGCCGCAGATCGCGGAGGAACTCAGCCCGCAGGACGTGACGCTCGCGCAGTTGGTCCTGACGAGCTTCATCATCGGCATGGGCATCGGCACGCTCTTCGCCGGCCCCCTGTCGGACCGCTTCGGGCGCAAGAAGGTGATTTTCGCAGGCTCCTGCATTTACGTGGCGGGCGCTTTGCTTGCCTGGCAGGCACCGACGCTGGAACTTCTTCTGGCCGCGCGCGTCCTTCAGGGCTTGGGCGTGGCGGGGCCGCGCATCGTCTCCATGGCGTTGATCCGGGACCTCTATACCGGGCGCGAGATGGCGCGGATCACCTCCTTCGTGATGCTGGTCTTCACCATCTTCCCGGCCATCGCACCCCTGATCGGCTATGGCATCATCTCGCTCTTCGATTGGCGCGCGATCTTCCTCGCCTTCGTCCTTTTCGCCTTCATCTCCGTAGGCTGGCTGATCCTGCGCCAGCCCGAGACCTTGCCGCCCGAAAGCCGCAGGCCTCTCAACCTGGGCAAGCTCTGGGAAGGCATGGTCGAGACGCTCTCGGTGCGGCAGATGCAGCTTTCGATCCTCGTTCAGGCGCTGATCTACGCGATGCTGTTCGCCTGCCTCTCATCGATCCAGCAGATTTTCGATCTGACCTACGGCATGGGTGAATGGTTCCACTGGCTGTTCGCGGCCATCGCGCTTCTGACGGCCCCCTGCGCGCCGATCAACGGACGGCTGGTGGTGCGGATCGGGATGCGCCCCATCGTCAGCCGCGCGCTGTTCACGCAGGTCGCCGCCACGGCCCTTTTCGTGGCCGCCCTCATGCTCGGGACCGCGCCAGAGACCGAGGTGTGGATCTACTTCGTCTGGACGGTGAGCGTCTTCATGGTGATGGGCTTCACCATCGGCAACCTCAATGCTCTGGCGCTTGAGCCCTTGGGCCATGTGGCCGGGCTCGCCGCCTCGATCATGGGATCGCTCAGCACGATCGCAGGGGCGCTTATCGGCGGGCTGATCGGGCAGCTCTACGAGGGCACGGCTCTGCCTCTGGCGATTGGCGTAGCGGTGCTGGCAGGCATCGGCGGTCTGATCATGCTGCGCATGCCGCGCGAGCGTGTCTGA